From one Dyella sp. 2HG41-7 genomic stretch:
- a CDS encoding GlxA family transcriptional regulator: MAKTVAILALPGVQLLDVSGPLDVFAQANIEAGKEFYALKVIACKSGPIRSSSGARLLPDGIAGEMDERVDTLLIAGAPNAGKIVLSSHVLTWLRETAKRSRRYGSICTGAFVLAATGLLDGRHITTHWAAAEDLAQAFPTLQIDEDALYVRDGKLCTAAGVTAGLDLALALVEEDLGRDIAKRVAAQLVMFFKRPGGQLQFSRKGETRPIGRSVLQEVQRWVAATPNLDHSIAGMAQHAGLSPRHFARLFHAEVGITPAAWVETTRVTAARKLLENGYDTPKLVASKCGFANADTLRRTFKKHVGVTPAEYRKQHTVRSE; encoded by the coding sequence ATGGCCAAGACCGTCGCGATCCTCGCCTTACCGGGCGTCCAACTGCTGGATGTTTCCGGCCCGCTGGATGTGTTCGCGCAGGCGAATATCGAAGCCGGCAAAGAGTTCTACGCGCTCAAGGTTATCGCGTGTAAAAGCGGCCCCATTCGCAGTTCGTCCGGGGCGCGTCTGCTGCCGGACGGCATTGCCGGCGAGATGGACGAGCGTGTCGATACCTTGCTGATTGCCGGAGCGCCGAACGCCGGCAAGATCGTCCTTTCCTCGCACGTTTTAACGTGGCTGCGAGAAACCGCCAAGCGCAGCCGGCGATACGGTTCGATTTGCACAGGCGCCTTCGTGCTTGCCGCGACGGGCCTGCTGGATGGACGCCATATCACCACGCATTGGGCGGCGGCCGAAGATCTGGCGCAGGCTTTCCCGACGCTGCAGATCGACGAAGACGCGCTTTATGTCCGCGACGGAAAACTCTGTACCGCCGCCGGTGTAACGGCGGGTTTGGACCTCGCATTAGCGCTGGTCGAAGAGGATCTGGGCCGCGATATCGCCAAGCGCGTCGCCGCGCAGTTGGTCATGTTTTTCAAGCGGCCTGGCGGGCAATTGCAGTTCAGCCGAAAAGGCGAAACCCGACCCATTGGACGCTCGGTGCTGCAAGAAGTGCAGCGCTGGGTCGCCGCCACGCCGAATCTCGATCACAGCATTGCCGGCATGGCGCAGCACGCGGGGCTAAGCCCTCGGCATTTTGCGCGCTTATTCCATGCCGAGGTCGGCATTACGCCGGCCGCATGGGTAGAAACGACGCGCGTCACCGCGGCCAGAAAGCTTCTGGAGAATGGGTACGACACGCCAAAGCTGGTGGCGTCCAAATGCGGCTTCGCCAATGCCGACACCTTGCGCCGAACATTTAAAAAGCACGTCGGCGTGACGCCTGCTGAATATCGAAAGCAGCATACGGTGCGATCCGAGTAG